CCCTCTACCGGCGCGCCGGTTTCCAGGACGTCGGCCGGCGGGAAGGCTATTATCGAAAAGCCGACGGGACGAAGGCTGCGGCACTCACCATGGCTTTGAGCCTATAGCCCGCTCCGCTCCCCTCGCCTATAAGTCCTCCAAGGAGCGAGTAAGCCTTGGTCACACGAAACAGCACCTCCGCCAAACCACGCCGGTCGGATGCCATCGAACGCGCCTGCCGCGACAAGGGCCTGCGCATGACGGGCCAGCGCCGGATCATCGCGCGGGTTCTCGATTCCGCCGAGGACCATCCCGACGTGGTGGAGCTGCACCGGCGCGCCGCCGCGGTGGACGACCGGATCTCTCTCTCCACGGTCTACCGCACGGTCAAATTGTTCGAGACCGAGGGCATCCTGGACCGGCTCGACTTCCGCGACGGGCGCTCGCGCTACGAGCAGGCGGCACGGGAGCACCACGACCACCTCATCAATCTCGAGACGGGCGACGTGATCGAGTTCCGCTCCGAGGAGATCGAGGCGCTGCAGAACGAGATCGCCAGGCGGCTCGGCTACAAGGTCGTCTATCACCGGCTCGAGCTCTATGCGGTGCCGCTGGACAAGGACGACGCGTGACGACACCCGGCGGTGCCATACGGCTTCTGCTGCTCGGCCTGTGCAGCCTCGTGCTCGTGCCGCTGCAGATGCTGGCCCTCCGCCTCAGTTGGTCGGCGTTGCTGCATGTCCTGCCCGTGTGGTTTCACAGGATCCTGATGCGGCTCTTCAACGTGCGGGTGATCGAGCGGGGAACCCCGCCGGGCCGGATGCCCACCATCGTGCTGGCGAACCATGTCTCCTGGCTCGACATTCCGGTGATCGGCTCGCTCCATCCGCTCTCGTTCATCGCCAAGTCGGAGATCGAGACCTGGCCGGTGGTGGGCCTGCTGGCGCGGCTTCAGCGCTCGGTCTTCATCGACCGTGAGCGCCGCAAGGCCACTGCGGAGGTGAACGACGCCCTCGCCCACCGGCTGGTGAAGGGCGAGGCGATCGTGCTGTTCGCGGAAGGCACCACCGGCGACGGCAACCGCCTCCTGCCCTTCCGCTCCTCCCTCGTGGGCGCGGCCCAGACGGCCCTCATGCACGACAGCGTCGAGCATGTTTATCTCCAGCCGCTCGCCATCTCCTACGTCCGCCGAAACGGCCTGCCGGTGACCCGGCGCGAGCGCCCTTTCATCGCCTGGTACGGCGACATGGACCTCGGCCCCCATCTCAAGATGTTCATCCGGGGCGTCCCGCTCGACGTGGTGGTCACCTGGGGCGAGCCGATCCCCTTCAACGGCAACCGCAAGCAGGCTACGGCCTCCGCAGAGGCCGAGGTGCGCCGGGCGCTCAAGGCCTGATTTTGCCGGCCATGACGTGATGGGCGTCACCCCCGCCCCGCCTCGGCGACATGCGCCCTCGCCTCCTCCAGCAGCCACTCCCGAAAGGCCGCGAGGGCCGGCCGGTCGGCGGTGGCTTCCGGGCAGACCACGTAATACTGATAGGATCCCTTCACCTGCTGCGGAAACGGCTGAACGAGGCGCCCGGCCTGCAGGTAATCGCCGATCAGCACATTGGTCGCGAGCGCCACGCCCTGCCCGGAGGCTGCGGCCTGGAGGCAGAGATAGGTATGCGGAAAATGCGGGCCGCGGGAGGTGTCGACGCCGGTGACGCCGACGGCGGCGAGCCAGCGATCCCAGGTGGTATAGTCGGGGATGCTGTAGACGCTCTCGTGCAGCAGGGTGTGGTGGCGCAGATCCGCCGGCTCATTCAGGGGTCGCTCGGGATCGCCCAGCAGGGACGCGCTGCAGACGGCGAAGAAATACTCCTCCATCAGCAGGTCCGAGCGGAGCCCCGGATAGTTTCCCCGGCCGAAGCGGATCGCCACATCCACATCCTCGCGGGCAAAGTCCGTCAGCCGCGTATCGACGGAGACCCTCACCTCCAGGTCGGGATGCTGCTCCTTCAGAGAACCCAATCGCGGAATCAGCCAGCCTGATGCGAAGCTCGGCATGGAGCTCACCGTGATCACGTTCGACCGGTCGGAGCGCAGGGCCTGGGCCGTCGCGTTGTCGAGCCGGTCGAGGATGTCCGACAGGGAGGCGGCATAATGCTCGCCGAGCGGCGTCAACGCCACGCCGCGGCTCGGCTGGCGCAGGAAGAGAGGACGCCCGAGCCAGGCCTCCAGGGCTTTCACCTGCTGGCCCACGGCGCTCGCCGTGACGGCGATCTCGTCGCCCGCCTTCTCGAAATTCAGGTGCCGCGCCGCGGCCTCGAAGGCGCGTAGGGCATTGAGCGGGGGAAGGCGTCTGCGGGACATGGCGGATCCGGGAACTGCCCAAGTTTTCCTTGGGCACAGAGCAAGAACTTCTCGTTTGCCTGCAACCTACCATGGGAGCACATTCACCTCAATGGAACGCCGTTGAAGGAGACCCACCATGGCGATCGGATATGCCGCAGGAAATCTTGGGCTTAGCGCCACCCGCCGCGAACGCAGGAAGGGGCTGCTGCAGCTTCTGCTCAGGGTTGAAGCTTGGCTCGATGCACGCAGGGACGCCAGGGCTTTGTACGCGATGGATGATCGGGAACTCGCCGATATCGGGTTGTCGCGAACCGATGTAGAGGTCTTGAATGTGGCCTCCTGGCAGGACCGCCTGCCCGCCCCCTTCAGCCGATGATCGCCCGAAAGACACCCCGATGAAGCTCTATTCCGGTCCCGTCAGCCTCTTCTCCCGCAAGGTCGAGATTGCCCTTCACGAGAAGGGGCTGCCCTTCGAGCAGATCCTGGTGCCGTTCACGCAGACCGGAGGCTACAGCCCCAGGAACCCGGACGTGCTGGCCATCAACCCCAAGGGACAGGTCCCGGTCCTCGTTGACGGAGACCTGTCCGTCTACGATTCGACCGTGATCCTCGAATACCTGGACGAGGCCTATCCCGAGCCAGCCCTCCACCCGAAGACCCCGGAGGACCGCGCCCGGTGCCGGCTCTTCGACGTGTTCGGCGACGAGGTCATGCTGGCCCCCCTGCGCTCCCTGATGCACCGCACCGAGCCGAAGCCCGACAATATGCAGCGCTGGGACGCACAGGAAGCGAAGGCCCGGGAGGCCGAACCGGTTCTCGCCGGCCATTTCGCCGAGATCGACCGCGCGCTCCGGGGCAAGGACTATCTCTGCGGCGCCTTCTCGGCCGCCGACATCGCCGTGTTCATGGCGGTCTTCTGGACCCGCCGCCTGGGCGGTCCGTCCCTGAGGGAACACGAGGCCCTGGCCGCTTGGTACGAAAGGCTTTGCGCGCGCCCGGCTTTTGCCAGGGTCATCGCGGAAATCCGCGCGGCGGATGCGGAGCTGTCGGCTCCGGTCGAAGGAGCGTTCCGGGAGTGAAGCCCCCGGGCGCATCGTGCGTCCCGAAGTCCGCCTTTCCCTCACACGCCCGTTCGCCCGAACCAGATGCTGAACAGGGCCGCCAGCGAGACGAGCGCCAGGAAGCCGTTGAAGGCGATGAGCAGGAAGGGCGGAAGGCGCTGCACGTCGGGCTGCGGCGGCTGCGATCCGGTGAAGACCTGGCGCCAGACGGCGGCCGCGAAGCAGAAGGCGCTGAACAGGATCAGGATCGAGCCCGTGGACACCGTCATCCAGCCCGGCACCACCCCCTCCAGGAGCTTCTTCGCCCCGATGCCGGAGGCGAGCGACGCCAGGCCTGTCCGCACCCAGGCGGCATAGGTACGCTCGGCCGCGAAAACCGTTCGGTTGGCGGCGAGTTCCGTGCGCCGGTCGGCGCTGTCCTTCATCTGCACGCTGGCCTTGGCGGTCGTTCGGGCCGCCGCCTGCGTGTGCTCGGCCGCTTCCTGTGTCTGCTCGGCAGCTTCCTGTGCATGCTCGGCGCTGCGCTTGAGCTTTTCGTCGGCTGGCTGTGTCGTCATCCGTCCTCCTTTCATGTGGAGGCACAACGCTGGCGCTCGTGAAATAGTTGAACAAACGCGCAAATTCGATATGTTAATACATATTGCATCCGCGATATGGTCGAAAGAAATTGATTGATTGGATTTGGCTTCTGGCGCTCCCCATTGCCGTCATCATGGTCCTGCCGACCTCGACCGCTCGCAGCCGTGTGTCCCGTTACGTGCTCTATACCGGCAGGTTTCTGACGATCGGCGCTTGGCTGCCGCTGCTATCAGCCGTCATCCTCGGATGGGCCGGCGACAATCCGATCGGGCTGGGGCTCCTGGCCGTTCTCGGCAGCGGGCTCGGCCTGCTCTTGATCGGCTGCGGCACGTTATTGCGTCAGTAGGCATCGGTCCGGGTGCGATGCACCCGGAGGCCTCGTGGAAGCCGGCTCCCGCTCACAAACGTCTCAGCGCCACCGTCTCGATCCGGTGGCTGGGACCCTTCTTCAGGATCAGGCTCGCCCGCTGGCGGGTCGGCACGATGTTTTCCTGCAGGTTCACCAGGTTGATGCGGTTCCACAAGCCCTCCGCGATGGCGATGGCGTCCGCTTCCGCGAGCTCCGCATAGCGCCGGAAATAGGACAGCGGGTCCCGGAATGCGGTGTGGCGCAGGCGCAGGAACCGGTTCACGTACCAGCGGTGCAGGTCGGCCTCGTCGGCGTCGATATAGACCGAGAAATCGAAGAAGTCGGACACGAAGGGAATGGCCGTGCCGTCCTTGGGCATGCGCGCCGGCTGAAGCACGTTGAGCCCTTCGACGATGAGGATGTCCGGGCGGTCGACATTCGTCTCCTCGCCGGACACCACGTCATAGACCAGATGCGAATAGAGCGGCGCCTTCACGTTGCGCTTGCCGGCCTTGATGTCGGCGAGGAAATGCAGGAGCTTTCCCGTGTCGTAGCTCTCCGGAAAACCCTTGCGCTCCATGAGGTTGAGCCGGGTCAGCTCGGCATTGGGCAGGAGGAACCCGTCCGTGGTGACGAGATCGACCTTGGGCGTGTTGGGCCAGCGGGCGAGAAGAGCCTTCAGCACGCGGGCCGTGGTCGACTTGCCGACCGCCACCGAGCCCGCCACGCCGATGATGTAGGGCACCTTCTCCTGTTGCTCGGCCAGGAGGAAGCGCTGGGTCGCCTTGAACAAACCTTGCGTCGCCGCGACGTACAGCGACAGGAGACGGGAGAGCGGCAGGTAGATCGCCGCCACCTCGTCGAGCGAGATCGGATCGTTGAGGGATTGCAGCTGAACCACCTCGTCGGCGGTCAGCGTCATGGGCGCGTCGGCGCGCAACCGAGCCCATTCGTCGCGCGAGAAGGTGCGATAGGGCGAGAGGCCGTCGTCGTCCTCGGCGGCGGACACCAGGTTGGGCTGGTCCATGCGAACCACCTCTTTCCAATTTTAGGTCTTGCGCGCGGCCTTCTCCGCAAGACCCGATTGCGCCGTGCGGCGCTCCAGTTCGGCCATAACGTCACTTAGAGGAATATCGGCGCCCTGCAACACGACCAAAAGGTGATACAGGACGTCCGCCGCCTCGGCCGTGAGGTTTTGCCGGTCGCCCTGAACGGCCGCGATGGCGGCTTCCACCGCCTCCTCGCCCAGCTTCTTGGCCGCCTTGGCGGGCCCGCCGGCAATGAGCTTGGCCGTATAGGATTCGGTCGCCGGCGCGGCGGCGCGCTCGGCCACGGTTCGGGCGAGATCGTCGAGGGTGAAGGGGGTCATGGTTGGACTAGCCCGGTAATGTGACGACGAGAGGACCGTTACGGGTGGCGACGACCGTGTGCTCGTATTGTACCGTCAGTGCGCGCGGCTCGCTGAGCAAGGTCCATTCATCATCGCCGTCCGTCGCCCAGTTGGCACCCAGCGACAGGAAGGGCTCCACCGTGAAGACGAGGCCCTCGTTCATGATCCGGCGCTCGGAGCGGTCCGGCCAGGTGGGAATTTCCCCCGGCTCTTCATGAAGGGAATGGCCGATGCCATGGCTCGCCAGATTGCGGACCAGGGTATAGCCGTTCTTCTCCGCGAATGTTCCGATGGCCTGGCCGATCCCGGCGATCGGCCTGTCGGCGCCGACCTGGCGCAGGCCGACCCACATGGCACGCCGCCCGTCCCGGCAGAGTTTCTTGACGGCGTTCGTCGTCGGCGGAACGGAGAAAGAAGCGCCGGTATCGGCATAGATTCCGTTCTTTTCCGCCGAGATATCGATGTTGACGAGGTCCCCCGCCTCGATCCGGCGCGATCCGGGAATGCCATGGGCGATCTCTTCGTTCACGCTGATGCAGGTCGCGCCGGGAAAATCGTAGACGAGTTCCGGGCCGGACCGGGCGCCGGCCTTGTCGAGCAGCCGGCGGCCGATCCTGTCGAGCTCCGCCGTCGTCATGCCCGGCTCGAGGGAAGCCGCCATGGCCTCAAGGGTGTTGGCGACGATCCTGCCGATCTCCTTGAGCTTATCCAGATCGTCCTCGTTGGAGATCGTCATGGGCCAAATTCCTTCATGCTGTCTGGAGCTGCGGTGGGCGTCGCAACCGCATCACTGCCGGTTAGCAGGGCTCTGCGCCGGCTCGTCGAGCCGCATCTTCAGACCCTTCCCGGCCATGTAGCCCTTGGCTTCCGAAATCGTGTGGGTGCCGAAATGGAAGATGGAAGCCGCGAGCACGGCGCTGGCATGACCCTTCTCGACGCCGTCGACGAGGTGATCGAGGTTGCCGACGCCTCCCGAGGCGATCACCGGCACCGAGACCGCATCCGCGATGGCGCGCACCAGCGCCAAGTCGTAGCCGCCCTTGGTGCCGTCCCGGTCCATGGAGGTGACCAGAAGCTCCCCTGCCCCCAGCTCCGCCACCTGACGGGCGAACGCGATGGCATCGATCCCCGTGGCGGTACGGCCGCCATGGGTGAAGATCTCCCAACGCGGCTCCTCGCCCTCCCCCGACACCTTCTTGGCGTCGATGGCGACGACAATGCATTGGCTGCCGAATTTTTGCGCAGCCTCGCGCACGAAGTCCGGGTTCTTGACGGCCGCCGTGTTGATCGAGACCTTGTCGGCGCCCGCGAGCAGGAGCTTGCGGATGTCGTCGACCGTGCGCACGCCGCCGCCCACGGTGAGCGGCATGAAGCAGGCCTCGGCCGTGCGCCGCACCGCATCGAGCAGGATCCCTCTCGCCTCGTGGCTCGCGGTGATGTCGAGGAAGCAGAGTTCATCGGCGCCGGCCGCGTCATAGGCCTTGGCGGCTTCCACGGGATCGCCAGCGTCGACGAGGTCGACGAACTGCACGCCCTTCACGACGCGCCCGTCCTTCACGTCGAGGCAGGGAATGAGACGGACTTTGAGCATGGATCACTCTTACATCACCTTCCCCTTGAGGGGGAAGGTCGGACCGCGAGGTCCGGGACGGGGTGGATGCGCGGCGCTTGCAGAACGAGGTGTCTCCACCCCACCCCGCCGCTGCTCGCGCAGCGTCGACCCTCCCCCTCAAGGGGAGGATGTAACCGGTACTCTTCTCAGCAGCGCCAGCGCTTCCTCCGGATCGATGCGCCCGTCATAGAGGGCCCGGCCGGAGATGGCGCCGTTCAGAACCGCGCAGTCGGGCTGGGTGAGGCGCTCGATGTCGGCCATGGAGGCGAGGCCGCCCGACGCGATGACCGGGATCGAGACGGCGCGGGCCAGCCCCAGGGTCATGGGGAAGTTGAGGCCCTTTAGGATGCCGTCGCGGGCGATGTCCGTGTAGATGATGGCGGCCACGCCCGCATCCTCGAATCTCCGGCCGAGTTCCTCCGCCGACAGGGTCGAGGTCTGCGCCCAGCCCTCCACGGCGACGAGCCCGTCCTTGGCGTCGATGCCGACCGCGATCTTGCCCGGATGGCGGCGCGCGGCCTCCCGCACGAAGGCCGGATCGCGCACGGCGGCCGTACCGATGATGACGCGGGACACGCCCTTGCCGAGCCAGCCGTCCACGGTCTTCATGTCGCGGATGCCGCCGCCGAGCTGCACCGGGATCGTGACGCGATTCAGGATGGTCTCGACGGCGGAGGCGTTCATCGGCTTTCCCGCGAAGGCCCCGTCGAGGTCGACCACGTGCAGCCATTCGAAGCCCTGGGCCTCGAAGGTGGCCGCCTGGTCGGCCGGATCGTCGTTGAACACGGTCGCCTGGTCCATGTCGCCCTGAATGAGGCGGACGCAGCGGCCTTCCTTCAAATCGATCGCGGGATAAAGAATCACGGGCGCCACCTTAGAAAATTGGCGATGAGCTTGAGGCCGAGCGCCTGGCTCTTCTCGGGATGAAATTGGGTGCCGACGATATTGTCCCGCCCGACGATGGCCGTCACCGGCCCGCCGTAATCCGTGGTGGCGACCACGTCGTCCGGGTTCGCCGGCGAGAGCGCATAGGAATGCACGAAATAGGCATGCAGCCCGTCCGGCCCGGTGGGAATGCCCTCCAGAAGCGGGTGCGGCTTCGCCACTTCAAGCGTATTCCAGCCCATATGCGGGATCTTGAGGGACGGATCGCTCGGCACGATGGGCTTCACGTCGCCATGGATCCAGTCGAGCCCATAGCTCGTCGTATGCTCCAGCCCCCGGGTCGCCATGAGCTGCATGCCGACGCAGATGCCGAGGAAGGGCCGCTTGTCCTCATGGACGCGTCGCTGCAGCGCCGCCACCATGCCGGGCACGGCATCGAGGCCGCGGCGGCAATCGGCGAAGGCGCCCACACCCGGCAGCACGATCCGGTCCGCCTGGGCGACGAGGGCCGGGTCGGACGAGACGGCAATGGAGAGATCGAGCTCCGCCTCGCGCGCCGCCCGCTCGAAAGCCTTGGCAGCGGAGTGCAGGTTGCCGGATCCGTAATCGATGATGACGACGCTCACCGGGGACGCTCCGCATCGGGAAAGAGGCCGATGACCGGTTCGGGCCGCCGGGCGGTGGACAGGACGGCCGAGACGGTCGCGGGACGGGGCGGAGCGGACGGCCGGGCTTCGAGCCGGCGGGCGAAGGCCTGGGCCTCCGCGTCGTCCTGGTCCTCCGCCGTGACCGCGTCGACCATGGCCATGCCGTTTCGCGCGAGGGTCCAACGCCGCAGGCTGTTGGCCTCGAGCCCGATCAGGGCCTGGAGCAGCAGCTGCGCGACGGAGCCCGCGAGCGGATGCACGTCGAGCAGGGTCAGGAGGCCGCCGAAGGCGAAGACGACGATCAGCACGCCGATGCCGGCGAGCCAGAGCCGGTGGTAGAAGAACCAAAAAAAGGTGAAGAAGAAGGCGCCCCAGGAGAAGGCATCCTTCACGAGCTCCGATTCCTCAAGGGCCGTCGGATCGCCCGGCCGCGCGTCGCGCGGGAGGTGCAGGGTATAGGTGGTCATGGCGACGTTTCCTCAAGTCCCGTCCGGTGAGGTGACGCTGGCGTGCCCGCCGGACAAGGGTCTTGGTTAGAACTTAGAGCGTACCCTTGGTGGAGGGAACGCGGCCTTCTTCCCTTGGGTCCAGCGCCACGGCCTGACGCAAGGCCCGTGCCAACCCCTTGAAGCAGCTCTCGGCGATATGGTGGCTGTTCTCCCCGTAGAGCGTCTCCACGTGGAGCGTCAGCCCGGCATTGATGGCGAAGGCCTGGTGGAACTCGCGCACCAACTCGGTGTCGAAAACGCCGATCTTCTCCGTCGGGAACGTGGTCCGGAAGACCAGGAAGGGACGGCCGGAGATGTCGAGGGCGACACGCGTCAAGGTCTCGTCCATCGGAAGATGGATGTCGGCGTAGCGCGAGATGCCCTTTTTATCGCCAAGCGCCTGCAGGATCGCCTGACCGAGCGCGATGCCCGTATCCTCGGTCGTATGATGCTGGTCCACATGCAGGTCGCCGGTCACCTTCACGCTCAGGTCGAAGAGACCGTGTCGGGCGAACAGTTCGAGCATATGGTCGAGGAAGCCGACCCCCGTGGAGATCTCGGCCTTGCCGGTGCCATCGAGGGCAATCGACACGGCGACATCGGTCTCGGCGGTGCGACGGCTGACGCTCGCGGAGCGCATCATTAAAATCCTTTGCGGAAGCAGAGACGGGCCTTCTAGCAAGCTGCGGCGAGAAATGCCACCCGCGTTGCTTTTGGCCGATGAATGATTAAGTCAGGCCTCAGGCGCCTGACAAACCCCACCCCTTCCTTCGAGACGGCCCGATGGCCTCCTCAGGATGAGGCCCATGGTGCGTCCGTCAGGCGCGCATTGCTTACGACGAATTTTCCTCTGCCGGAGCCTCTGCCTTGTCCGAAGACGCCACCCCCCGCAGCATGCACGCCACCACGATCCTCATGGTCCGCAAGGGCGGCCGCGTCGTCATCGGCGGCGACGGGCAGGTCAGTCTCGGCCAGACCATCGTGAAGGGCAACGCGCGCAAGGTCCGCCGCCTGTCCAAGGGCGGGGTCATCGGCGGCTTTGCCGGATCGACGGCCGATGCCTTCACCCTGTTCGAGCGCCTCGAGGCCAAGCTCGAGCAATATCCGGGCCAGCTCACCCGCGCCTGCGTCGAGCTCACGAAGGACTGGCGCACGGACCGCTACCTGCGCCGCCTGGAGGCGATGATGCTCGTGGCCGACAAGGAGGTGGGCCTGCTGCTTTCCGGCGCGGGCGACGTGCTGGAGCCGGAGAACGGCATCATGGCTATCGGATCCGGCGGCAATTATGCCCTGGCCGCCGCGCGGGCCCTGGCCGATTCCGACATGGATGCGGAGGCCATCGTGCGCCGGTCCTTGGCGATTGCGGCCGAGATCTGCGTCTATACCAATGGCAACATCGTCATCGAGACATTGGACGTCGCATGAATCCCCACGTGTCATCCCCGGCGGCCGCAAAGCGGCGGCAAGGGAATTCAGACACGGAAGCCCTGATTGTGGATCCCCGTCCCCTCCAGCAGCTGACGCTGCCTTCGGCCGGGGACGACACCGGAAGATGAAGTCATGACCACGTTTTCTCCCCGCGAAATCGTTTCCGAACTCGACCGCTACATCGTCGGCCAGAACGACGCCAAGCGCGCGGTCGCGATTGCCCTGCGCAACCGCTGGCGCCGGCAGCAGTTGGAAGGCCATCTTCGCGAAGAGGTGGCGCCGAAGAACATCCTGATGATCGGGCCGACCGGTTGCGGCAAGACCGAGATCTCCCGCCGCCTCGCCAAGCTTGCGAACGCACCCTTCCTCAAGGTCGAGGCGACCAAGTTCACGGAAGTGGGCTATGTGGGCCGCGATGTGGAGCAGATCGTGCGCGATCTCGTGGAGATCGGCATCGGTCTCGTGAAGGAGGAGCGCCGTCGGCAGGTGCAGGCGAAGGCGCATGTGGCCGCGGAGGAGCGCGTGCTCGACGCGCTCGTCGGCTCGACCGCGAGCGCCGCCACGCGCGATGCGTTCCGGCGCAAGCTGCGCGCCAACGAGCTCGACGACAAGGAGATTGAGATCGAGCTGCAATCGGGCGGCGGTCAGGGGATGCCGATGTTCGAGATTCCCGGCATGCCCGGAGCTTCGGTCGGCGCGATCAACCTCTCCGACATGTTCGGCAAGGCCTTCGGCGGACAACGCAAGACGCGGCGCACCACCGTGCGGGAGGCCTACGAGCCGCTGGTGACGGAAGAGGCCGACAAGATGCTCGACCAGGACGCCATCGTCCAGGAAGCCCTGCGCCAAGTGGAGAACAACGGCATCGTGTTCCTCGACGAGATCGACAAGATCGCCGGCCGCGAGGGCCGCACGGGCGCCGACGTTTCCCGCGAAGGCGTGCAGCGCGATCTGCTGCCGCTGATCGAAGGCACCACCGTGTCGACCAAGCATGGGCCTGTGAAGACCGACCATATCCTCTTCATCGCGTCCGGCGCGTTCCACGTGTCGAAGCCGTCCGACCTGCTGCCCGAACTTCAGGGCCGCCTGCCGATCCGCGTCGAGCTTTCGCCGCTGACCGTGGAGGATTTCAAGCGCATCCTCACGGAAACGGAGGCGAGCCTCATCAAGCAATCGGTTGCGCTGATGCAGACGGAAGGCGTGAGCCTCGTCTTCACGGACGACGCCATCGATGCCTTGGCGCAGGTGGCCGTCGACGTGAACAACTCGGTCGAGAACATCGGCGCGCGCCGCCTGCAGACGGTGCTGGAGCGCGTGCTCGACGACGTCTCGTTCACCGCGCCCGATCGCTCGGGCGAAACGGTGACCGTCGATGCCGCC
This region of Microvirga mediterraneensis genomic DNA includes:
- the hisB gene encoding imidazoleglycerol-phosphate dehydratase HisB, coding for MRSASVSRRTAETDVAVSIALDGTGKAEISTGVGFLDHMLELFARHGLFDLSVKVTGDLHVDQHHTTEDTGIALGQAILQALGDKKGISRYADIHLPMDETLTRVALDISGRPFLVFRTTFPTEKIGVFDTELVREFHQAFAINAGLTLHVETLYGENSHHIAESCFKGLARALRQAVALDPREEGRVPSTKGTL
- the hslV gene encoding ATP-dependent protease subunit HslV, which translates into the protein MHATTILMVRKGGRVVIGGDGQVSLGQTIVKGNARKVRRLSKGGVIGGFAGSTADAFTLFERLEAKLEQYPGQLTRACVELTKDWRTDRYLRRLEAMMLVADKEVGLLLSGAGDVLEPENGIMAIGSGGNYALAAARALADSDMDAEAIVRRSLAIAAEICVYTNGNIVIETLDVA
- the hslU gene encoding ATP-dependent protease ATPase subunit HslU, whose translation is MTTFSPREIVSELDRYIVGQNDAKRAVAIALRNRWRRQQLEGHLREEVAPKNILMIGPTGCGKTEISRRLAKLANAPFLKVEATKFTEVGYVGRDVEQIVRDLVEIGIGLVKEERRRQVQAKAHVAAEERVLDALVGSTASAATRDAFRRKLRANELDDKEIEIELQSGGGQGMPMFEIPGMPGASVGAINLSDMFGKAFGGQRKTRRTTVREAYEPLVTEEADKMLDQDAIVQEALRQVENNGIVFLDEIDKIAGREGRTGADVSREGVQRDLLPLIEGTTVSTKHGPVKTDHILFIASGAFHVSKPSDLLPELQGRLPIRVELSPLTVEDFKRILTETEASLIKQSVALMQTEGVSLVFTDDAIDALAQVAVDVNNSVENIGARRLQTVLERVLDDVSFTAPDRSGETVTVDAAYVRGEVESLAKNTDLSRFIL